One window from the genome of Myxococcales bacterium encodes:
- a CDS encoding NTP transferase domain-containing protein, whose product MSTRIAFSTVKMKAVILVAGHAKHLRPFLADRPKALLTVAGIPILRRAVTNLLDTGVTEFVICTGYLDHMIREAMAEWFVGVPVTYVHNPDAATTNNAHTLALAAPHVQGKAFFLVDGDVVFDVAVSRRLLRSGTDSLAIRLGGNLAPQDMKVSLGRSGALTAISKQLPPPQADAESVGIAWLGGATSATLFQTLASRLAAPAGREECYEASFEAMLARGAVLRGIDISDLFASEIDTFEDLCAATSQCIADELGTSVEEYGIAL is encoded by the coding sequence ATGAGCACAAGAATTGCATTTAGTACCGTCAAGATGAAGGCGGTCATTCTCGTTGCCGGACACGCAAAGCACTTGCGGCCGTTCTTAGCCGACCGGCCCAAAGCCCTGCTTACCGTTGCGGGCATCCCAATCTTGCGTCGCGCCGTGACCAATCTGCTCGACACCGGCGTCACCGAATTTGTCATCTGCACCGGCTACCTAGACCACATGATCCGCGAGGCGATGGCGGAATGGTTCGTCGGCGTGCCGGTGACCTACGTCCATAACCCCGATGCCGCGACGACGAATAATGCGCACACGTTGGCGTTGGCTGCCCCTCACGTGCAGGGCAAGGCATTTTTTCTCGTCGACGGCGACGTCGTATTTGACGTCGCGGTGAGCAGGCGGCTCTTGCGCAGCGGGACCGATAGCCTGGCCATCCGCCTCGGCGGCAACCTCGCGCCACAGGATATGAAGGTTTCGCTTGGGCGCAGTGGTGCGCTGACCGCGATCAGCAAGCAATTGCCGCCGCCCCAAGCCGACGCGGAATCGGTCGGCATCGCGTGGCTTGGCGGAGCTACGAGTGCGACGCTGTTTCAGACGCTGGCGTCGCGGCTGGCGGCCCCAGCGGGCCGAGAAGAGTGCTACGAGGCTTCGTTCGAGGCGATGTTGGCGCGTGGCGCAGTCTTGCGTGGCATTGATATCAGCGACCTGTTTGCCTCAGAGATCGACACGTTCGAGGACTTGTGCGCTGCCACCAGCCAGTGTATCGCCGACGAGCTTGGCACCAGCGTTGAAGAATACGGCATCGCGCTCTAG
- a CDS encoding GNAT family N-acetyltransferase: MSYTLSAHAPKEIKATLCQLWRDNLQDVGSDEAAEHKFEWLYETSPHGGAVAYLAHETTSNQPIGTCALQARAFSYHGAICDTGLFADLAVDKAHRTGAAALQLLRRLAADAKAHGPFAIGFPNAKALPMFKRAGFAVLGQTQRYAVILRHESYVPRAAAAVGVHLPPSLSRWIEEQTRTPAVQRVLGTAADWASMALRATTTRHNVGRGEVQAFDDLTDVDETALGEAIDQAWQRGAREVAVASQRSLTNVQWRIANWQHPRLFVLRDAEGPCAYALTSDEDGVAHIRDLFGTITGMTGLVAQLPSLLYDRGAVSASFRYLGAPWLAGALEAAGFSLRGETRSVAAVFGTEDQSLALTANWHLTDIDEDT; this comes from the coding sequence ATGTCGTACACCCTTAGCGCGCACGCACCAAAAGAGATTAAGGCCACGCTGTGCCAACTGTGGCGCGACAACCTGCAAGACGTCGGCAGCGATGAGGCCGCCGAGCACAAGTTTGAATGGCTCTATGAGACGTCGCCTCACGGCGGCGCGGTCGCCTACCTGGCGCACGAAACCACCTCCAATCAGCCCATCGGCACGTGTGCGCTGCAAGCGCGCGCGTTTTCGTACCATGGCGCGATTTGCGACACGGGCTTGTTTGCCGACCTCGCCGTCGACAAGGCGCACCGCACCGGCGCGGCCGCGCTGCAGCTGCTGCGCCGACTTGCCGCGGATGCCAAGGCGCACGGACCCTTTGCCATCGGGTTTCCCAACGCCAAGGCGCTGCCGATGTTCAAGCGCGCGGGCTTTGCCGTGCTGGGCCAAACGCAGCGCTACGCGGTGATCTTACGCCATGAGTCGTATGTGCCACGTGCCGCCGCCGCCGTCGGCGTGCACCTGCCGCCATCGTTGTCGCGTTGGATCGAAGAGCAGACGCGCACGCCCGCCGTGCAACGCGTGCTCGGCACCGCCGCGGACTGGGCCTCGATGGCCCTTCGCGCCACAACGACGCGACACAACGTCGGGCGTGGCGAGGTGCAGGCATTTGACGATTTAACCGACGTCGACGAAACCGCGCTCGGCGAGGCAATCGACCAAGCATGGCAGCGTGGTGCACGCGAGGTCGCGGTGGCCTCGCAGCGCTCGCTCACAAACGTGCAATGGCGCATCGCCAACTGGCAACACCCGCGGCTATTTGTCTTGCGAGACGCCGAAGGGCCCTGCGCGTACGCCCTGACCTCAGACGAAGACGGCGTCGCGCACATTCGCGATCTGTTCGGGACAATCACGGGCATGACGGGGTTGGTCGCGCAGCTGCCTTCGCTGCTGTACGACCGCGGGGCTGTCAGCGCGTCGTTCCGCTATCTCGGCGCGCCTTGGCTGGCTGGCGCGCTCGAGGCCGCAGGCTTTTCGTTGCGCGGCGAAACGCGCAGCGTGGCGGCCGTCTTTGGCACCGAGGACCAAAGCCTGGCGCTCACCGCCAACTGGCACCTCACCGATATCGACGAAGATACATAG
- a CDS encoding TrmH family RNA methyltransferase: MKNTASRSSGAQALAAQAPAPRGDEFLQCIDVPCGLRFPAPPGTACPSCGQGTAVVATRYVNVPLRREPRRRLAVLFDNVRSAHNVGVMLRTAESVGAVHAYHVGITPPGSHAKVAKAALGSEQRVPHSYHRDGVALAASLVQAGTTLWALESAPGAIALADAIPAPDTSTLVLVVGNEIAGVDPGILSLCHGVVALPMAGEKNSLNVGHAFAIAAYGVDERSR; the protein is encoded by the coding sequence TTGAAGAATACGGCATCGCGCTCTAGCGGCGCGCAGGCACTGGCAGCGCAAGCGCCTGCGCCGCGCGGCGACGAATTCTTGCAATGTATCGACGTGCCGTGCGGCCTGCGATTCCCAGCGCCGCCCGGCACGGCATGTCCTTCATGCGGTCAGGGTACCGCTGTGGTCGCGACCCGCTACGTCAATGTACCGTTGCGCCGCGAGCCTAGGCGGCGCCTCGCCGTGTTGTTTGACAACGTGCGCAGCGCACACAATGTTGGCGTCATGTTGCGCACGGCGGAGTCGGTGGGCGCGGTGCACGCGTACCACGTTGGTATAACCCCGCCGGGGTCACACGCGAAGGTCGCCAAGGCCGCGCTTGGCAGCGAGCAGCGCGTGCCGCACAGCTACCATCGCGATGGCGTGGCGCTCGCCGCGTCGCTTGTGCAAGCTGGCACCACGCTGTGGGCGCTCGAATCCGCGCCAGGCGCGATCGCGCTAGCCGACGCCATACCCGCGCCAGACACATCGACACTCGTGCTGGTCGTCGGCAACGAAATCGCGGGCGTCGACCCTGGCATCTTGTCGCTTTGCCACGGCGTCGTCGCGCTTCCCATGGCCGGCGAAAAAAACTCGCTCAACGTCGGCCACGCCTTCGCCATCGCCGCCTACGGGGTTGACGAACGATCGCGCTAG
- a CDS encoding helix-hairpin-helix domain-containing protein → MKTRASNLATIIWVVAIAAVGVLAAPEALAYPYESYIDIESQEELEDLYASGQIDEDTYAVLTDLLERGVDINTASRDQIYSLPNLSYTDVDAILRYRKEQGRIASPEDLVAAGVLTQDQLFGIAAFLISVERVPLPLRGWVRGQTRYALADKRLPPFSLRARVQYRRTITAGVAATMSRLALTNLAYDPNRQGLLADTHEIGVHVPKLYLRHETDTVAVIAGTYRVGFGQRLTFDNSSDYTPNGLYLDDGLYTSTYLTSACRNSPGELPEAICAKDDVAYVSPDYTWSRALRGVAAGIKHLAVGDGYLQAYAWGSYQTNNAYISEIYDQTRCDDPRNDDDPNCGSLPVFVRPSGDDRLTPTNGQKFVTLPGVFAETVIGGNVTYFAAPRRYIGVTAYGARSSDLLEGVTLGYQEWAGQPTNGSYGAAGLNLGYGRGAWDLGAEAAFSFDDMTPTSGDAHGGGGPAIVVRGTHSQKHRELEVSLRYYHVDFVNPYARPIAASDEFEGQRARDEVGTRVRYLITTKQYGIRAVADMWQTTIDNTPKAALSLHSDYFIDKFSKVGLWLDWTDKDLSASGGGECYETEFDTDEFGETLSCTGQRFLYALRGSFSPKKDMALSFHGQHAMVDDPRYDDSKRHDLTGTAAMRMKIGRRERLAARLRYLSKDVKDDTYLEESLTGTVEVSQAVKPRQHLKLRLDYVHWLDSRDSTLERTPNPELRAWLTYQHAI, encoded by the coding sequence ATGAAAACCCGTGCTAGCAACCTTGCAACCATCATCTGGGTCGTCGCGATCGCCGCCGTGGGCGTGCTCGCGGCGCCTGAGGCGCTCGCCTACCCCTACGAGTCCTACATCGACATAGAGTCGCAAGAAGAGCTCGAAGACCTCTACGCGTCCGGCCAGATCGATGAAGATACCTACGCGGTCTTGACCGACTTGCTCGAGCGCGGCGTCGACATCAACACCGCCTCGCGTGATCAAATTTATAGCTTGCCAAACCTCTCGTACACCGACGTCGATGCCATCCTGCGCTATCGCAAAGAACAGGGGCGCATCGCCTCGCCCGAAGACCTCGTAGCCGCCGGCGTGCTCACCCAGGATCAGCTGTTTGGCATTGCAGCGTTCTTGATTTCGGTGGAGCGCGTGCCGCTGCCGCTGCGCGGTTGGGTCCGCGGCCAAACTCGCTATGCGTTGGCCGACAAGCGGCTGCCGCCCTTTTCGCTGCGTGCCCGCGTGCAGTATCGGCGCACGATCACCGCCGGCGTAGCGGCGACCATGAGCCGCCTGGCGCTGACCAACCTCGCCTATGATCCTAATCGTCAGGGGCTCTTGGCTGACACCCACGAGATCGGTGTTCACGTTCCCAAGCTCTACCTCCGCCACGAGACAGATACGGTCGCGGTGATCGCCGGCACGTACCGCGTCGGCTTTGGCCAACGGCTCACCTTTGACAATTCGAGCGATTATACGCCTAATGGCCTCTACCTCGACGATGGCCTCTACACGTCGACCTACCTGACCAGCGCCTGTCGCAACTCACCCGGCGAGCTGCCTGAAGCCATTTGCGCCAAAGACGACGTTGCCTATGTCTCGCCGGACTACACGTGGAGTCGCGCGCTGCGCGGCGTCGCGGCCGGCATCAAGCATCTCGCCGTTGGCGACGGCTATCTGCAGGCCTATGCCTGGGGCTCGTACCAAACTAACAACGCCTACATCAGCGAGATCTACGATCAGACTCGTTGTGACGATCCGCGCAACGACGACGACCCGAACTGCGGGTCTTTGCCCGTGTTCGTGCGGCCAAGTGGCGACGATCGCCTGACACCAACCAACGGGCAAAAATTTGTCACGCTCCCGGGCGTGTTCGCGGAAACGGTCATTGGCGGCAACGTGACGTACTTTGCCGCGCCACGGCGCTACATCGGCGTGACGGCGTATGGCGCTCGCTCGAGCGATTTACTCGAGGGCGTGACGCTGGGTTATCAAGAGTGGGCGGGCCAACCAACCAATGGCAGCTACGGCGCGGCGGGCCTCAACCTCGGCTATGGTCGAGGCGCGTGGGACCTCGGGGCGGAGGCTGCTTTCTCGTTTGATGACATGACGCCAACTAGCGGAGATGCGCATGGTGGCGGCGGGCCCGCGATCGTGGTGCGCGGCACGCACAGCCAAAAGCACCGCGAGCTTGAGGTGTCGCTGCGCTATTACCATGTCGACTTTGTTAACCCTTACGCGCGCCCCATCGCGGCATCGGACGAATTCGAAGGCCAGCGAGCTCGCGACGAGGTTGGCACCCGCGTGCGCTACCTGATCACCACCAAGCAATACGGCATACGCGCGGTCGCCGATATGTGGCAGACCACCATCGACAACACGCCCAAGGCCGCGCTCTCGCTGCACTCAGATTATTTCATCGACAAATTCAGTAAGGTCGGGCTCTGGCTCGACTGGACCGACAAGGACCTAAGCGCCAGCGGCGGTGGCGAATGCTACGAAACCGAATTCGATACCGACGAGTTTGGCGAGACGCTTAGCTGCACCGGTCAACGCTTCCTCTATGCGCTGCGCGGCTCCTTTTCACCCAAAAAAGATATGGCGCTGTCATTCCACGGCCAACACGCGATGGTCGACGATCCGCGCTATGACGACAGCAAGCGGCACGACCTCACCGGCACCGCCGCGATGCGCATGAAAATCGGGCGGCGCGAACGCTTGGCGGCGCGGCTGCGCTACCTCAGCAAGGATGTCAAAGACGATACCTATCTCGAAGAGTCGCTCACCGGCACCGTGGAGGTAAGCCAGGCCGTCAAGCCGCGTCAACACCTCAAGCTGCGCCTCGACTACGTGCACTGGCTCGACAGCCGCGACTCCACGCTCGAACGCACGCCCAACCCCGAATTGCGCGCGTGGCTCACCTACCAGCACGCCATCTAG
- a CDS encoding thermonuclease family protein, whose amino-acid sequence MLAVAVLASVGLVACEGHDTCGPSRGVVAKVIDGDTVELDSGERVRYLMIDTPETTSEIECWGPEAKQYNIDRVLGKTIELRYDQQCTDRYGRLLAFVEVDGENLNRTMIAEGYACVLHISPNGDDVVSDYNAVENSARAVSAGLWGACDENPC is encoded by the coding sequence ATGCTGGCCGTGGCGGTCCTCGCCTCGGTAGGCCTTGTCGCGTGTGAGGGCCATGACACCTGCGGCCCGAGCCGCGGCGTGGTGGCCAAGGTCATCGACGGCGACACGGTGGAGCTCGACAGTGGCGAGCGCGTGCGTTACCTCATGATCGACACGCCCGAGACGACGAGCGAGATCGAATGCTGGGGGCCCGAGGCCAAGCAGTACAACATCGATCGCGTGCTCGGCAAGACCATCGAGCTGCGCTACGACCAGCAATGTACCGACCGTTACGGCCGCTTGCTCGCGTTCGTCGAGGTCGATGGCGAAAACCTGAATCGCACCATGATCGCCGAGGGCTATGCGTGCGTGCTGCACATTTCGCCCAATGGCGACGACGTGGTGAGCGACTACAACGCGGTAGAGAATAGCGCGCGCGCGGTGAGCGCCGGGCTGTGGGGAGCGTGTGATGAAAACCCGTGCTAG
- a CDS encoding NAD-dependent epimerase/dehydratase family protein: MTVSWRVGVVGAGNISEFHLAALAAVPGVEVVGVADLARDRAEARAAQAGVPAFNNMAEMVAAGANVMHICTPPSSHAALAIEAMRLGCHVLVEKPLAEDEGDCAKVAAAAAQYGRVATVNHSLLFDPQLARALARVRAGEFGEIVSVDILRGSEYPPYEGGPLPPHYRDAGYPFRDLGVHCFYLLEAFLGPIKKCEGEWLSLGGDPNLAYDEWRAMVQCERGLGQFQLSWNTKPLQSQLIIHGTKGILRVDLFAMFHGARRSTPLPKAAERIVNAFAESMGPMIDVPQGVWNYARKVVRPYQGLREFVADFYARLSAGQPPAVTVADATRVVAHCEAIARAAEADYAKTLAAVPRAAKVDVAVTGASGALGSAIVQRLLGDGHSVRAFVRRLPRKVVPGLVYEIGNLGDPVAVDRAIAGADVVVHCGAAMKGGWPEHLGGTVVGTQNVIAACKQHGVRQLVHISSMSVVDWAGSENRTVDETAALEPNPGKRGAYTRAKLEAEQAVSAAALGGLPCVILRPGQIFGQRIPLVNGAVARRAFGKWLVLGDGTLELPLIYIDDVVEAVALAMAKGLCAGEILQLVDPAGLTQAEVLAAVDGQSGGGNRKGVLHVPRGLLFAIGRFSEWPLGMIGRESPVSKYRLKSALSRMHYESRRAQQLLGWQPVVGVAEGMRRVAAVQQAGVNHG; this comes from the coding sequence ATGACTGTTTCGTGGCGAGTTGGCGTCGTAGGCGCTGGCAATATTTCAGAATTTCACTTGGCGGCGCTGGCGGCGGTGCCTGGGGTCGAAGTCGTAGGCGTCGCGGATCTTGCGCGCGATCGCGCTGAGGCGCGCGCGGCGCAGGCGGGAGTGCCTGCGTTTAACAACATGGCTGAGATGGTGGCGGCGGGTGCCAACGTCATGCACATCTGCACCCCGCCGAGCTCGCATGCGGCGTTGGCAATTGAGGCGATGCGGCTTGGGTGCCACGTGCTGGTAGAAAAGCCGCTTGCCGAGGACGAAGGCGATTGCGCCAAGGTCGCCGCCGCCGCCGCGCAGTATGGCCGCGTCGCGACGGTGAATCACTCGTTGCTGTTTGATCCACAATTGGCTCGCGCGCTGGCACGGGTGCGCGCTGGCGAATTCGGCGAGATCGTTTCGGTCGATATTTTGCGCGGTTCGGAGTACCCGCCCTACGAAGGCGGCCCGCTGCCGCCGCACTATCGCGATGCGGGCTATCCGTTTCGCGATTTAGGCGTGCATTGTTTCTACCTGCTCGAAGCCTTTCTTGGCCCGATCAAGAAATGCGAAGGCGAATGGCTTTCGCTTGGCGGCGATCCAAATCTCGCCTACGACGAATGGCGCGCCATGGTGCAATGCGAGCGCGGCCTCGGGCAATTTCAGCTGTCGTGGAACACCAAGCCGCTGCAAAGCCAGCTCATCATCCACGGCACCAAGGGTATCTTGCGCGTCGATTTATTCGCGATGTTTCACGGCGCGCGACGATCGACGCCGCTGCCTAAGGCCGCCGAGCGCATCGTCAATGCGTTTGCCGAATCAATGGGGCCCATGATCGACGTGCCGCAAGGGGTTTGGAACTACGCGCGCAAGGTGGTGCGGCCATATCAGGGCCTGCGCGAGTTTGTCGCCGATTTTTATGCGCGGCTAAGCGCAGGGCAACCGCCGGCCGTAACGGTCGCCGATGCGACGCGCGTGGTGGCGCATTGCGAGGCGATCGCTCGTGCCGCCGAGGCGGACTACGCCAAGACGTTGGCCGCGGTGCCGCGCGCCGCCAAGGTGGACGTTGCGGTTACCGGCGCTTCGGGCGCGCTTGGCTCCGCAATTGTGCAGCGGTTGCTTGGTGACGGCCACAGCGTGCGCGCGTTTGTCCGCCGCCTGCCGCGCAAGGTGGTGCCTGGGCTGGTCTATGAAATTGGCAATCTCGGCGATCCGGTGGCGGTTGATCGCGCCATCGCCGGTGCTGACGTCGTCGTGCATTGCGGCGCGGCGATGAAGGGCGGGTGGCCCGAGCATCTGGGCGGTACCGTGGTCGGCACGCAGAACGTGATCGCCGCATGCAAGCAGCACGGCGTAAGGCAGCTCGTCCATATCAGCTCGATGTCGGTGGTCGATTGGGCAGGGTCCGAAAATCGGACAGTTGATGAGACGGCGGCGCTAGAGCCTAATCCCGGCAAGCGTGGCGCCTATACCCGCGCCAAGCTCGAGGCCGAGCAAGCGGTGAGTGCGGCGGCGTTAGGCGGCTTGCCGTGCGTCATCTTGCGTCCTGGCCAAATTTTTGGCCAGCGCATTCCGCTCGTCAACGGCGCGGTGGCGCGGCGCGCGTTTGGCAAGTGGCTGGTGCTTGGCGATGGCACGCTCGAGTTGCCTTTGATCTATATCGACGACGTCGTCGAGGCGGTAGCACTTGCAATGGCCAAGGGCCTCTGCGCCGGCGAGATCTTGCAACTCGTCGATCCGGCCGGGCTGACCCAAGCCGAGGTGTTGGCTGCCGTCGATGGCCAAAGCGGTGGCGGTAACCGCAAGGGCGTGCTGCACGTGCCGCGCGGCCTGCTGTTTGCGATCGGCCGTTTCTCAGAATGGCCGCTCGGCATGATCGGGCGCGAGTCGCCGGTGTCAAAATATCGCCTCAAGAGCGCGCTCTCGCGCATGCACTATGAATCGAGGCGTGCGCAGCAATTGCTCGGGTGGCAACCCGTGGTCGGTGTTGCCGAGGGTATGCGCCGCGTCGCCGCGGTTCAACAAGCAGGAGTAAACCATGGGTAA
- a CDS encoding lamin tail domain-containing protein: MTSRSASLFRLMLPSLCGGLLACDGGSDPKLCDTMLPGSIVISEVFNDAQGVDGQSGADAGREWIEVYNAGAAAQNLKDLDLVSSRLDGSSAKRHVVGDFLLQPGQYAVLASVASDLLPAYAHYGYGADLGEFGNSGGGRVALACGSALIDEAIYGVTASGYSQQLSGATAPVSTANDDGEGWCIATNDGSTEFAAGNYGTPGEANEACVLETATTCQRDGATVAINAPQTGDLIITEILPDPEDGDDDQAEWFEVLVTRDVDLNGVVIAKDLATSTRTVLTDANCLEATAGTRLIFARSTNTEAHDLPRVDFTFDSSLVNDGNGGLVLARGDALLDGVTWLGSDTGQSLQVDPDFESTDGNDSISAWCDGSDLFGATSDLGTPGEPNNECPLSPGVGECIENDAIRDIVTPGVGELIISEVMPSPAGTDANEEWIEFYATAPVDLNGLALDKGAGTTKKVFSSPECLRMVGGEFAIIARNLDPEVNGGLPAALTSYGLGLLVSDALRLRTNEDEEVTTIIDAVSWTGAADDKSRQLSSNALTAEANDIPTNWCPATSSYGDGGNFGTPAADNLSCGS, translated from the coding sequence ATGACCTCACGTAGCGCGTCTTTGTTTCGCCTGATGTTGCCATCGCTGTGCGGCGGCTTGCTCGCTTGCGACGGCGGGAGCGACCCCAAGCTGTGTGACACAATGTTGCCCGGCTCGATCGTTATTTCCGAGGTCTTTAACGATGCTCAGGGCGTCGACGGCCAGAGCGGCGCCGATGCCGGCCGCGAATGGATCGAGGTCTACAACGCCGGCGCAGCGGCGCAAAACCTTAAAGATCTTGATTTGGTGTCGTCGCGCCTCGACGGCTCTAGCGCCAAGCGGCACGTCGTTGGAGATTTTTTGCTGCAGCCAGGGCAATACGCCGTCCTCGCCAGCGTCGCGAGCGACCTCCTCCCGGCCTACGCGCATTATGGCTACGGCGCCGATCTGGGAGAATTTGGCAATAGCGGGGGTGGCCGCGTCGCGCTGGCTTGTGGCAGCGCCCTCATCGACGAAGCGATCTACGGCGTCACGGCGTCGGGGTACTCGCAACAGCTCAGCGGCGCCACCGCCCCCGTCAGCACCGCCAACGACGACGGCGAGGGCTGGTGCATTGCCACCAACGATGGCTCCACCGAATTTGCCGCGGGCAATTACGGCACGCCAGGGGAGGCCAACGAGGCCTGCGTGCTCGAGACCGCCACGACGTGCCAGCGCGACGGCGCCACCGTCGCGATCAATGCGCCGCAAACCGGCGACCTCATCATCACCGAGATCTTGCCAGATCCAGAAGATGGCGACGACGACCAAGCCGAATGGTTCGAGGTGCTGGTGACGCGCGACGTTGACTTAAATGGCGTCGTGATCGCCAAAGACCTCGCGACGTCAACCCGCACCGTGCTCACCGACGCCAATTGTCTTGAGGCGACGGCGGGCACGCGGCTGATTTTTGCGCGCTCGACCAATACCGAAGCCCACGACTTGCCGCGCGTGGACTTCACGTTTGATTCGTCCCTGGTAAATGACGGCAACGGTGGGCTGGTGCTCGCGCGCGGCGACGCGCTGCTCGACGGCGTTACGTGGTTGGGCTCGGACACCGGCCAGTCGCTCCAGGTCGATCCAGATTTTGAATCGACCGATGGCAACGACTCGATTTCGGCTTGGTGCGACGGCAGCGATTTGTTTGGCGCCACAAGCGATCTCGGCACGCCGGGCGAGCCCAACAATGAATGTCCGCTCTCACCTGGCGTTGGCGAATGCATCGAAAACGATGCGATCCGCGACATCGTAACGCCCGGCGTTGGCGAGCTAATTATTTCCGAGGTGATGCCTAGCCCGGCGGGCACCGACGCCAACGAGGAGTGGATCGAATTTTATGCGACAGCGCCGGTTGATCTCAACGGCCTCGCGCTCGACAAGGGCGCCGGCACGACCAAGAAGGTCTTTAGCTCGCCCGAGTGCCTGCGCATGGTCGGCGGCGAGTTTGCCATCATCGCGCGCAACCTTGACCCCGAAGTAAACGGCGGCTTGCCTGCCGCCCTCACCAGTTATGGCCTGGGGCTCTTGGTGAGCGACGCCTTGCGCCTACGCACCAATGAGGACGAGGAAGTCACCACCATTATCGACGCCGTCTCGTGGACCGGCGCCGCGGACGACAAGTCCAGGCAACTTAGCAGCAATGCGCTAACCGCCGAGGCCAACGATATCCCGACCAACTGGTGCCCGGCGACGTCGTCGTACGGCGACGGCGGCAACTTTGGCACGCCCGCCGCTGATAACCTTTCGTGCGGATCGTAG
- a CDS encoding endonuclease/exonuclease/phosphatase family protein, which yields MWSLPGRLVLGCLILVASAHGAPESHSAKPPRLPTLTVATFNILFQNFDLAAVHELIEQSEADIVFLQETNSESLDYLQRRLRARYPHQSWTDDEDWAAGGFALLSKLPIISSRYVPRRHGGIFGTQVAELSLSPAKWGHARLTAVNVHLAPVNYHRLARAGSMAAISKEFARLQAIHAKEMPAILAEVAGKELAVVGGDFNSVEGQVAWRELAGAGFAEGPRTMARPTWHWRAGGIFPISLRIDAVFANAALRPVSSVTTPTAASDHSLVVTTLELVRN from the coding sequence ATGTGGTCGCTTCCAGGTCGGCTTGTATTGGGATGCCTAATCCTGGTTGCTTCGGCGCATGGTGCGCCCGAGTCGCATTCGGCTAAGCCGCCGCGTTTACCGACGCTTACGGTCGCAACGTTCAACATCCTTTTTCAAAATTTCGACCTCGCCGCAGTGCACGAGCTTATCGAGCAGAGCGAAGCTGACATTGTTTTTCTGCAAGAAACCAACAGCGAGTCACTAGACTACTTGCAGCGTCGGCTGCGCGCGCGCTATCCCCACCAATCGTGGACCGATGACGAAGATTGGGCGGCAGGTGGATTTGCCTTGTTGTCAAAGCTTCCGATCATCTCCTCGCGCTATGTGCCGCGGCGCCATGGAGGGATTTTTGGCACCCAGGTGGCCGAGCTCTCGCTGAGCCCTGCGAAATGGGGTCATGCGCGGTTGACCGCGGTCAATGTTCACCTAGCGCCGGTTAATTATCATCGTCTAGCGCGCGCTGGCAGCATGGCGGCAATTTCAAAGGAGTTCGCCAGGCTGCAGGCTATCCACGCCAAAGAGATGCCCGCCATTCTAGCCGAGGTCGCGGGCAAGGAGCTCGCGGTCGTCGGCGGCGACTTCAACAGCGTGGAGGGGCAGGTTGCGTGGCGTGAACTCGCAGGCGCTGGTTTCGCGGAGGGGCCGAGGACCATGGCCAGGCCAACCTGGCACTGGCGAGCTGGAGGCATTTTCCCGATCTCATTGCGCATCGACGCGGTTTTTGCGAATGCTGCGTTGCGGCCGGTATCAAGTGTGACTACGCCCACCGCTGCGTCTGACCACAGCCTGGTTGTCACGACGCTGGAACTAGTCAGGAACTAG
- a CDS encoding diguanylate cyclase — translation MSMDWSKLCAALLEVAPDAIVVANQAGQMILVNEQAERLFGISRAELVGSAIETLLPARLRERHVQLRQQYGEAPRLRQMGSGIEVTAQHRDGREFPAEISLSPLEIDNERFVIAIVRDVSDRYEATTKLRFLSTHDRLTGLPNRVFFDEEIRRVGEAGRFPVGTMMIDIDGLKAANDSRGHEAGDALLVRAGQLFRTVFRGSDTIARVGGDEFAAILPEANEAACTQIVGRLRAQADAHNSKHELTEQVWFSVGWAVATSVSELSGSLRAADEAMYQDKRARRPSLPPEMVRKM, via the coding sequence ATGTCGATGGATTGGTCTAAGCTGTGCGCTGCACTCTTGGAGGTAGCGCCAGATGCGATCGTGGTCGCGAATCAGGCTGGTCAGATGATTCTCGTCAATGAGCAGGCCGAGCGGCTCTTTGGCATATCGCGCGCCGAACTTGTCGGTTCCGCGATCGAGACGTTACTCCCGGCAAGGCTGCGCGAACGTCACGTTCAGCTAAGGCAGCAGTACGGCGAAGCGCCGCGGCTGAGGCAGATGGGTTCGGGTATCGAAGTAACCGCCCAACATCGTGACGGGCGGGAATTTCCGGCCGAAATCAGCCTAAGTCCGCTCGAAATCGACAACGAGCGCTTTGTCATTGCGATCGTTCGCGACGTCTCCGATCGTTATGAAGCCACGACCAAACTGCGATTTCTCAGCACCCACGACCGACTGACTGGGTTGCCGAATCGCGTGTTTTTTGACGAAGAAATTCGTCGCGTTGGTGAGGCTGGACGGTTTCCGGTCGGCACCATGATGATCGACATCGACGGCCTCAAAGCGGCCAACGACAGTCGCGGTCACGAAGCCGGCGATGCCCTGTTGGTGCGGGCGGGGCAGTTGTTCCGCACGGTTTTCCGCGGCAGCGATACCATCGCTCGGGTCGGTGGCGACGAGTTTGCGGCGATTTTACCCGAGGCCAACGAGGCGGCGTGCACGCAAATCGTGGGGAGACTGCGAGCTCAGGCCGACGCACACAATAGCAAGCATGAATTGACCGAGCAGGTATGGTTTTCGGTCGGCTGGGCGGTTGCCACCAGCGTGTCCGAACTAAGTGGTAGCCTGCGGGCAGCCGACGAGGCGATGTACCAAGATAAGCGCGCAAGGCGGCCATCCCTGCCGCCTGAGATGGTGCGGAAAATGTAG